The Amphritea atlantica sequence AGCTGATACCCCGCAGGGCAAACTTAACTTTAGGCAAGTTCGTCGCGTTCATTGAGAGGACATCATAGCCCATTGCCATCAACAGAATAGCGCCTCCCGGATCGGCCGCCATCTCACCACAGATACTGACTGAAACATTCTCTTTATGAGCTTCATGAACAATAAACTGCAGTGCTTTTAAAACGGCAGGATGATACGGCACATAAAGATTAGCAACCCGGGGGTTGTTGCGGTCAACAGCCAACAGGTATTGAGTCAGGTCGTTGGAGCCGACCGATATAAAGTCTACCCGTCGGGCAAAGCGGCGCACCTGATACACGGCAGCGGGAACTTCCACCATCACACCAATGAGCGGCTGATTGATGATATGCCCCTCTTCACGCAGCTCATCTACCGCCTGAGCGATCAGTTTTTTAGACTCGTCGACCTCATGAACACTGGTCACCATGGGTAACATGATACGCAGGTTATCTAACCCCTCAGCGGCCCGCAGCATCGCCCGGATCTGTACCAGAAATATCTCCGGATGATCCAGCGTTACCCGAATACCCCGCCATCCCAGAAAAGGGTTATCCTCCTCAATGGGAAAGTACGGCAGAGGTTTATCACCGCCAATATCCAGGGTTCGCATCGTTACCGGGCGGGGCGCAAACGCTTCCAGCTGCTTACGGTAGGTCTCCATCTGATCCTGCTCACTGGGGAAAAAATCCCGGATCATAAACGGAATTTCGGTACGGTAAAGACCGATACCTTCCGCGCCGCGATCAAGGGAGCGCGCAACATCGGTAATCAGACCGGTATTCACCCACAGTGGCATACGGTAACCATCGGTGGTTTCTGCCGGCAGCTCTTTCAGCCCCTCCAGCCCGGCATTAACCTCGTTCTCCTCACGGATAATATCCTGATAGCACTGACTCAGATCGTCGGAAGGATTTACGAATACCCGGCCGGAATAGCCATCGAGGATAACATTCAGCCCTTCAATACGCGTGTAGGGCAGGTCAACCACCCCCATAACCGTTGGAATGCCCATCGAACGGGCAAGAATAGCCGCATGGGAGTTACCGGAGCCGTGGACCGATAACAGACCAATAAGCTTCTCCGTGGGCACCTCACCCAGCATAGCCGGAGTCAGCTCATCGGCGACCAGAATAGTATTTTCAGGAAATTCGATCTCCGCCAGAGAGGGACCCGACTCCTGCATACAGGTCAGCATTCTGCGACCAAGATCACGGATATCCGTCGCCCGTTCCCGCAAATAGGGGTCTTCCATCATGGAAAACTGCTGTACATGCTCGCCAATAACCTGCCGTAAAGCCCCCTGCGCCCAACTCCCCTCTTTAATGCGGGCAATGATCTCACCTGCCAGGGCATTATCATCAAGCATACGGATATAAACATCGAACAGCTCGCGCTCTTCTGAGCGCAGCCGCTTAGCCAGACTGCGCCCTACCCGTTTAATATCCCGACGAACCTGAGCCAGCGCGCTCTTGAATTTAGCAACTTCAGCCTTAATATCCTCTATCTTACGATCGGGTACTCCATCAAGATCGGCCAGTGGGGTCATGACCACCGCAGGTCCTATCGCCACCCCGATACAGCCGGAAACC is a genomic window containing:
- the ptsP gene encoding phosphoenolpyruvate--protein phosphotransferase, whose translation is MLETLRKIVQEVNAAPDLESVLDVIVRRVQRAIRTDVCSIYLIDRQRERYVLMATQGLNRKSVGQVSLSMDEGVVGMVGQRAEPINLEDASVHSAFTYLKGTGEKKFHAFLGVPIIHHRTLLGVLVVQQKLIRKFDESEEAFMVTMSAQLAGVIAHAEATGSILQISDHTKTEADRKFEGVSGCIGVAIGPAVVMTPLADLDGVPDRKIEDIKAEVAKFKSALAQVRRDIKRVGRSLAKRLRSEERELFDVYIRMLDDNALAGEIIARIKEGSWAQGALRQVIGEHVQQFSMMEDPYLRERATDIRDLGRRMLTCMQESGPSLAEIEFPENTILVADELTPAMLGEVPTEKLIGLLSVHGSGNSHAAILARSMGIPTVMGVVDLPYTRIEGLNVILDGYSGRVFVNPSDDLSQCYQDIIREENEVNAGLEGLKELPAETTDGYRMPLWVNTGLITDVARSLDRGAEGIGLYRTEIPFMIRDFFPSEQDQMETYRKQLEAFAPRPVTMRTLDIGGDKPLPYFPIEEDNPFLGWRGIRVTLDHPEIFLVQIRAMLRAAEGLDNLRIMLPMVTSVHEVDESKKLIAQAVDELREEGHIINQPLIGVMVEVPAAVYQVRRFARRVDFISVGSNDLTQYLLAVDRNNPRVANLYVPYHPAVLKALQFIVHEAHKENVSVSICGEMAADPGGAILLMAMGYDVLSMNATNLPKVKFALRGISFDRARELLNQIIVMDDVDKIHMMLRNTLKELGLGQLTRPAIPD